The sequence below is a genomic window from Monodelphis domestica isolate mMonDom1 chromosome 2, mMonDom1.pri, whole genome shotgun sequence.
TTGAATCCCAGATTTTACCTTTTgcccttctttctgtcttgctaTCTCATTTAAAAGTGGCCATGGAAAGACTTCTCTGATTCACAAGAAAATATCTTTGGGGTATTGCTTAGAGAGTCATAGCCAGGTTTGTGTGAGCAGAGAATTGTTCATATGGCATATGTTTAGGCAGTCAGAGATATAACTAAGGCAATGCAACTGGGGCTTTGCCCAAGGataataaatttagaacattCAACAGCACTCCCAGTCCTTTAGTAGCTAGAAACAACACAGTTTAGCAACGGAATAGCAAGAATAAACCTTCTTTGCTCCTCTCCATTCCTCTACTTCCCCTAAGACCTCCCAGCAAATAAAATTGTCCtggagtctctgtctctctctttccccctctttctgaTCCTTTGCACCAGTGCTCTAACTTTTATGTTCCTTGCCTTACATGGGTGTAGTTTGTGGAATTTGCCACTGATCCAAAAATTCTTAATTATGACTCTGTTGCTTGTGTCCAGTGTTCTCATGAATAAAACCCCTACATGAGTCCCAGAAAGGGAAGCTTTGACCTATATACAAGGACCCCTATAGAGCCCTCTTTGCTCAAAAGAAAGCATTTTTGAATATTGCTAGACCCACTagtaggagaaaagagagaataatcACTGATAGCAGGGAAATTTAAAGAGTGTAACCATGTTCAGCTCTTGCTCCAGTAGGCTGTGGAAGGCTTGGATATGGGTCTGGTAAATACACAAGGAATAGGCTTCAGTTCTGAATCCCTAATTGTCAATTGGATATTTCAAATTGGATGCCCttgagacatcttaaactcaacatgaaCATGTCTAAAActtaatttattatcttttcccccaaaccctcacatcttccaaatttccttatttctgttcaTTGTACTACCTCTATCCTTCCAGTCTTCCTGCTTTGCAGTCTTAACATTTTTCTGGACCCCTTATTCTCTCATAGTTCACGTATCCAATCATTGATCAAATCTTtctatttctaccttcacaattcTTCATAATCCAACTCTTGTCTACTCATATAACTACCACCTTAGCTTAGGTCCTCATACCTGTCACCTAGATTATTGTTAAACCTTTCTAATTGCTCTCCCTGCTTAAAgtcttcccttttccatctttCACAGTgctgtcaattttttttccttaaagttgGATCTGACCATGTAATTGCTCTACTAAATCAATTCCAGTTACTTCCTATTAcctgtaggataaaatataaaattttctgtttagcttttaaaggcCTTTATCACCCAGTCTCCAACTTCCTTTTGTAGTCTCATTGGATATTCAGCTTCCTACCCTCATCTCCATACACTGAGATCTAGTCAAACTAGTTTTTTCTCTGTTCCACATATGTGGCATTCCATCTCTGGTCTCTACACTTTTGCATCAGCCATCATTAATGCCAGGAACAcactccctttttatttttacttcaacGAATCCCTCTTATCTATATGTTTGTATTTATGCTGtaggcatatatacatatatgtatactatgTATGTATGATCACAAAGAGAAAGCAGAGAAACTCAAATAGTCCCTGCTTTGAGGgaactgaaataaaaaataaaattatgctaTATCCACATATGTAGAATAAGTATAAAGTGaatatgtatgtttatacacacacagataaatacatatatatgtatacacacgtTCTCCTCAATTAGAATGTCAGCTTCTTGCAAGtagggattatttaatttttttgtattttttatcccTGGAGCATAGTACAAGTGCCCATCACATAGTACATGTTGAATAAATGATTCATTGATTGATAGgcattctccctcctctgtctaggCAAGATTACATTGGAATGCCTCCTGTGGTTTTATTATAGGCCATTTTTCTTATCTCTACCCTAGATCTTATAGTATGCTTTCCCTCCCTCAGCATTGGGCAAATGACCTTTCCTtacaagaaagaaaacataaaaatgagaTTGTAAGACCTAAATAGATAGTTGGTGATGAGATAGTCCCTACCTTCCCATTTGAACCTGAAGAGCCATAAAAGTTTGCCTTGACAAGACAGTGAAGTGGAGTCAAAGGCAGAGGGGGAATTGAATTAGGAAACCTGGGGTCATGTCCTAGCTTTGtagttttaaaaatgctttgactttaattcatataaaatttcaaggcctccgtttcctcacctGTATGATGTGGGATCTGGAATAATATTCTCTAGGGACTCTCCCAATGCTAGTTTTTAAGAGCAAGATTGGAAATCAAAGATGCATCTACCCCCACAACCAAGCCAACTAAGAGtacagggaaaaaaatctttttttttattcactcaACAAATTCTTCttgagtacttactatgtgtggAGCACTGTGTTAGGGGCATCTTGACAACCTTGATGTGTGAAAACTGAGGAAACTTTGGGTATGCCTGCTGCTGTATCAACCTCCTTCAAGCTAATTATATAGTTAACATATATCTACTTCTCTTTATGTTTTGTCTCTTCTGGAggtgtttcttctttctctttcctaagtCTGTGCCTTTCTGcagcatttctttgtattctccttACCTGCTTCCATGCTAAGTTCTGAATTTTCATAATccataaaagttttttaaacaaTGGAGTTTGTTGATAGGTTTAGGTCCCTACCAGCATAAAAATCCTAAGGAAAGATGTGCTTTAGTTAGCATCATGGACTGTGTGAGGAGTTCTGTCTGCTGAACATTTTCTTCAGGGCCCTCTTTATCTCATTGTTCCTTAGGCAGTAAATGAAGGGATTTAGCATGGGAGTCACCACCATATACATTACTGAAGCCACTGATTCCTTTTCAGTAGAGTGAGATGATGATGGATTCAAGTAGACCCCAGTGATGGTTCCATAGAACAGAATAACCACAGTGAGGTGGGAGCCACAGGTGGAGAAGGCCTTCTGTTTGCCCCTGGCAGATGGAACTTTTAGCACAGCAGACACTATGTGAATATAGGAGACAAGAATGCAAAGGAAGGGAATGAGAACAATCAATCCACCCACCAGCAAGATCATGAGTTGGTTGATTTGTGTGTCAGAGCAAGAAAGCTGAAGGAGAGGAACAAGATCACAGAAGAAGTATGGAATGACATTCTTGGCACAAAAGTCCAAACGAGCCATAAGGAGAGTGTGCAGAAGGGAGTGGAAATTAGCAATGAGCCAGGAGCCAGCCAGCATTAGAAAACAGAGCTGTAAGCTCATCATAGTGGTGTACTGGAGTGGGTAGCAGATGGCCACATAGCGGTCATATGCCATTGTAGTCAAGAGAAAATTATCCATATTTGCAAGCAAGATGCAGAAATAGATTTGGGTCAGACAACCTTCACGGGAAATAGATTTAGTCTGTGTGTGGATGTTTAGCAACATCTTGGGGACTGTAGCAGAGGTAAAACAAAAATCTACTAGGGACAGGTTGCTGAGGAAGAAGTACATGGGAGTATGGAGGTGGGAGTCTAAGCTGATTGCCAGGACGATGAGTAGATTTCCTGCTGCTCCAATCAGGTACATGACCAGGAACAACGCAAAGATGAGTTCTTGCTTCTCTGGCTGGCTAGAGAGGCCCAATAGTATGAATTCAGTGACAGTAGTGTAGTTTcttttctccatgattttttaaagaccTGTTTGTAGAAAAGGGGCAACTCATGAACCAAGGAGTGAACAGAGTGCTCCCAAACCTCCACATCTCTCCAATCTGTCCTACCACATACATACCTCTCTTAATTCATATCTGGCTTTGCAAGACCCTCATAGCTCATTAAGTTCCTATCCCTTCCCTAGACTCCAGAGAATTCACAGCTTATAGAAGACTTTATAGTCAAGCTCCTATACCTGACAAAGAAGCCACTAAATCTAAGGGAAAAGGCTGTGTTGATCCCAAAGAGTTCCTAAGATCCCTCCCTCCCAAAGCTTCTAGATTTTCAAGCTTCTAGAAAAAGTCCCACTGCCACCCATGTCACAGGATAGGTTCTTGTGAGGAATCCATAGCTACTTACTGCAGGATCCCTATGCCATTCATCTGTCCTCTTCCATACTTCTCCCCATCCCTTTCATATATTCCCTTGTCTCCCCATCTACTTGTAGCCCGAGGCTCAAGGCTCTGCTCTCTCCGCGGATCTCATGCCTCTTCTGGTTGGTTTCCTATGCACCTGGCACTTGGTGACAATATTCTGAGCTGGTTTAGGTCAGGGCGAGCTCTGAAAGAAAGACCTGCTGACCAGGGATGGCACAGCCAGTCTTTCTGTCCAGGCTCACCTAGGAAGAAGCTTCTCATCTCCAGGTGGGtggggcagggaaggagctgcCCCTGCAGGCAACAGAAGGAAAATAAACACATTGACATCATTCAGTAGCATTGAAACTTGGACAGTAAATTTAATGAAAATCTCACTTACTGCCAATTTCAACAAACCTGAAGTCATAAATCAATGGACTTTTGAGTTGGAAGTAATCTTAAAACTTATCCAgaacaattctttcattttacaaatgaagaaactaattcAAAGAGGTTCAATTCACTCTCAGGgctatttattaagtccttataTGCAAGTCACTGTCCTAGATACTAGTAAtgccaagagaaaaatgaaaccattctGCCCATTAATAAGGGTTCACCAGGGTAGGGCATCATGATCATAGTAGTGCTTCTGGGTGGGAAGAGGAAAACATCAGGGAGGTAGCAGCTGGGAAACATTAAATATTCCCTCATTTGGTTTAGAAATGGTGGTCTATGAGGTAAAGAATTAGATGAGTTATTTTAGGGATGGAGATTTCAATCCCACAGcaattcaaatgaattttttgaATAAGTCAAAAATAGTGTCTTAGAATGAAAGATATAGCATTCAGTCTGAGTGGATTCTCTTCTATCTTGGGACATTACAAACATGGAGCAGGTATTTGGGAATTTAAAGACAAATGGCTTCTAGATACCCAATGTATAGAGCATTTGTTCTGGACTCAGGAAGTTcaaaaatctgacttcagacatttactagatgtgtgactctgggcaagtcacttaatcctgtttgcctgagtttcctcatctataaaatgagctggtgaaggaaatgtcacaccattccagtatctttgctaagaaaactaaaagagggtcagaaagagtcaggcacaactgaaataacaaaacaacaaacaaaatacaaatggaataaaggtttacaaaatggagatgtatgttccaaagcagaagaagaaagaagcctGTGGCAAAGATAATTCACTCAAAGACAGAAGACTTAAGAAGAAACAGTTCtaatccattactttcttaaaaatatttcaacaaagcTTTAGTAAGAACTCTAGACTGAGTCTTAATCAGGAATTCTAAGATTTAACCACAGTGGATACTTTTTTCTAGCCCACATTAGCATAAGGAGGCCACCAAAAGGCTGAAGGCACTTGGGAAATGGTCCAATCAGGGAGACCAATCATAAAGCCTTCCAGCATCAGAAATAATCTATGGTTAGAATCTGTGTACCAAGGCAGGGAGCAAGAATATAGGCAAGTAAATTATTCGGTTCAATTGACACTTGAGTAGGGGCTAGATCCAGCAGATAATGAGATTAGGGTATACTGAACAAAGGTGAGCTAGCAGCTGGATTACTCTGGCCACAGATTCAGATCTCAGAGCCTTCTAGCATAAATTGGGCCTGCAGCTGTATACTAGAGCATGGAATCCACAGTAGGAAGAAGCCTGCCACTGAGTTGCTATGACTCCAAGCAGTATTGAGAATCCAGTGCAGACAGGGCTTGAGACCTGCAGCCAAGTTACCCCGGCAGGGAGCCCAAACAATGGGTGAAATGGCAGTTCTTTCACTCTTAACCTTCCGTGCCTTCCAGTTAGCTGACAGTTGCTAGTGTCAGTAGTTCTCTATCAATTTTTCAATCAGGGAAAAACTTCTAGTTGTGTCACCAGATCCAAACCAGGATTAGGAACTGAAAAGCTTAAACTAGGAGGACATTgattgaatttaattaataaatcagACAATTTAGCTTAAGATGTGCTAAAAGTTTTCAGCTAACTGACCTGAGCTGCACTTGAGATCCTTGGAAGAATATAGAACTCAATATTCATAGAAAGCAGAGGCAGAACTCCAAGTAATACAGATTGAATCCTCACATGGCCCCAGCATTACCTCCAGAAGTACACAGAGTCTTGCATTTCAGGAAGTAAGTTTGGAGGAATAAATTCACAatgcaagaaaagaaagaaagaaagaaagaaagaaagaaagaaagaaagaaagaaagaaagaaagaaagaaagaaagaaagaaagaaagaaagaaagaaagaaagaaagaaagaaagaaagaaagaaagaaagaaagaaagaaagaaagaaagaaagaaagaaagaaagaacaccaCATACAGAAATGGTATGGAGTTACAACTAccaaagaagcaaagaagaattGCAGAACACCCATATGCAAAGCTTGAAAGGAAAACACAATTTAGCCATAAGgtcaactagaattcctggaagaaatgaaggatttttaaaaatgctatgaCAAATGAAATGATGGTTTTGGAGGAAAGGAttagaaaagaaatgtgagaccaaggggaaagaaaggagaattgaCAGCTTAGTACAAGAGGTTCAACCCATGTAGCTACCCAGGAAGCagactccctgaaaattagaaaggaaaaatgggaagttAATGACTTGattggacaacaacaacaacaacaaaatactaaAACTACATCCAAAGATTTAAGATagaatttatatgtgtgtatgtatatatatacatatatgtacacacatgtacacatatggatatatatatgaACCTATTAGAAAATAGGTCAGGAGCAAGGAAGAGGGGGGAAATCTAAGAATAACTGAATTATCTCAAAGTTCATGGGGAAAAAAGAGCCTGTAAATGTgccaagaaatcataaatgaaaatgcTAAGTCCTAATAGAACcagagaacaaaatgaaaataataagaaaccactggtcacctcctgaaagaggcttcaaaagaaaaattctcaGGGAACATTACAGTCAAAATCCAGAGCATtcataacaatgaaaaaattacATCAAGTAGCCTGAAAGAAAGAGTTCAAGCACTGAGGAGCCATAGTTAGGGTCATACAAGATTTGACAGTTACCACTATGACAGAGAAGAGAACTTGGAATAgaatattctaaaaggcaaaagtTATAGGTTTACAACCAAATTAACTTACCTAGAAAATCTGAGTGAAATTGAAgccttccaagcattcctgatgaaaagaccagagttggaTAAAAGCTTTGAAATTCAAACACAAGAACCAAGAGAAACAAAAGGCTAATTGGAAGAGGATTTATAAAGATGAAATGTTTATTTTAGAATGGGGGGGAAATAAATAATTGCCCTCCTTAGAACTTTAATGGCATGGAGTGGAGTCACAGAGAAAGTTAAATAAGACAGAGAGGCTAGGAGTAATTGTGTTATACTTTGATCATAAAAGCATAAAGAAAAGGGATGGGAAAAGGATCAtattaaagaagaaaggaggaggaagagaatttataaTCTCATGCAATCAAGATGTACAAGAAGATTGTACAAAAATAGGAAAAGGTGAATAGGGAATGGGAATCACCTGACACTTTCATTTGAAAGaggataaaatatagaatatagtaTAGAACTCTGGATTTTACTGAATGAGAATTGAAAGGAGCATATGTATTTCTTAGCTGTGCATGTCACCTTCATAAGAATTTACTATTGAAGAACGAGCTCCCAAACCTATTCTTTCCCATTCCTGTCCCCATAGACCTGTCACTCCCCCTCCTGACATGCCAGGAGCCAATAACGACCCCAACCCCAGAAGTTCCTGTCACTCTCCCTCCTGACATATACCAGGAACTGATAATGACCCCAGCCCCAGAAGTTCCTGTCAAGTTCCTGTTCACTCTCCctaccccaggaattcctgtgtaCTCCTCCTACCACAAAAGTTCCTGGTCACTCCAGTGTATAAAAGGTCCTTCAAGCCTCAGACTCAGGGCTCATGCCATCTTAGAGTGATGAGCCCAagctgcagtttgtttaataaactcccacTTGTGCGTTACATTGTTGGTCATCATTTCATCCTTGGGATCGATTCACCGGGTACTTCACTATAAATGTTTTACAAAGAAATGTTGAAAAGCAGGAATATTTAAGTATATCTTTTACTGAtgacaatgcaaaaaaaaatgtgtctgtatatatattacatacacgtgtgtgtgtgtgtatatatatatacatatatacatatatatattacaaaggTTAGTtggagaaaggattaaaaaattaattggagagtCACATATATGGCTCAGGGAATAaaaaaaccaggcctggagaccagagaGTCAGATATGTGGCTCAGGGAATAAAAAAACAGGCCTGAAGACTAGGGGTGGGGTCGGGGTAAAGTGGGGTGTTAGGTTatgtaaccccaattgcctagctcttactgcttatctgttttggaaccaatacatgtattgattctacaacagaagatatgggtttttttaaagtaattggaGATCAAATAACTTACTCCTAAATAATTAGCAGATCAAAAAacaaattgtataaaaaaattgaattcaataATTTCATCTAAGAATgtaacaatgagacaacatacaaaaCTTTTTAAGAATAGTTAAAGAAGTAGTCAGGGGAAAATGGAAATCTTTAAACACTTTCATAAATAATAGAGAGGACGACTAGATCAATGAAATGTGTATACAATTTTTAAGAACTTAGAAacccaataataaaataataaaacttcaATCAAACACCAAAGAATTCCCAAAAGTCAAAGAAGAGATTATCAAATTAAttagtaaattaataaataaaactacttatgtaatttttaaaagcaacaaaaatataaTAGGTAAACtattagttaatttgattaaaaaaaaacaaaaaaggaaaatcacattaccaataaaaaatgaaggagaatTTACAAAAAGTGCATAAGAATAATTTGTTTTGCATGGCTATACCTATTTGTAGTGGGTTTTGGTTTTCTTACCTTCTCAGTGGATGGAAGAAGGGAAGCAGAAtttgaaacagaaaataaaataaagttgggggaaaaatagataataaaacaatgaataagaaataagagaaatccatagaaacaattttgatgTCAATAAAATTGGCAACTTCAAATAGTAGATGAACATATAAAACACCCAAATTAACAGAACAAGAAGTATAGACTAAAATAATCCAATCtaaggaaaaacaatttaaaaagccaGACATATACTCCCCAATGGGGGCATTAAAAAAACAATGCTTTCTaatattatagaaattatttgaaaatgtAGTAAAAGAAGGGGGACCTACCAAATCcttctatgatacaaatatgagCTTGATACCTAAATCAGGGAGTCAAAACAGAGGATTAAAACAATAGCCCAATATCCTTAGTATTGCAAGTGAAATAGATAAAATCTGAGGAAATAAAATTTCAAGCAGGATGAATTTATTAGCATAGTTAGCAGTTGCCAATTAAAGAGATCCAAGGCTCATTAGAAACTAAGGCTGTCATCTGGGAGTTAACAGAGCATTCTAATAGTCAATAATGAGGAACCAACCAACTTACACAATCTTgaataatatatttacaaatttttCTGACTGGCTAGTGACCGATTCAATTTCTTTGGGTCAGAGCTGAGAAACTGAATAgcaaatataaatggaaaagttGAAACTGGAATATTTGGGGACAGGAAACTTGAGGCTAGAACATTCTGTGGTTAGCACCCACTCCCCAATTTCCCAGAATTTTCTCAGCAAAACATTTCTTAATTATCACACGCTTTTACA
It includes:
- the LOC100019436 gene encoding putative olfactory receptor 1F12P; translation: MEKRNYTTVTEFILLGLSSQPEKQELIFALFLVMYLIGAAGNLLIVLAISLDSHLHTPMYFFLSNLSLVDFCFTSATVPKMLLNIHTQTKSISREGCLTQIYFCILLANMDNFLLTTMAYDRYVAICYPLQYTTMMSLQLCFLMLAGSWLIANFHSLLHTLLMARLDFCAKNVIPYFFCDLVPLLQLSCSDTQINQLMILLVGGLIVLIPFLCILVSYIHIVSAVLKVPSARGKQKAFSTCGSHLTVVILFYGTITGVYLNPSSSHSTEKESVASVMYMVVTPMLNPFIYCLRNNEIKRALKKMFSRQNSSHSP